From the genome of Brassica oleracea var. oleracea cultivar TO1000 chromosome C4, BOL, whole genome shotgun sequence:
CAGAGAACTTCTATGGACGCGTGGAGAGATTCCCATTTGATGACAACCACGTCCCATCTCTTAAAATGATCCAAATTTTCTGCCAAAGTGTTCATTCTTGGCTCTCACTAGATCCTAAAAACATAGCCGTTGTCCATTGCATGGTATTTGTTCAGGAAAACTGCTTTATCTGACATTTTTTGCACCATCAGATACTAATGTTCATTGTGCAGGCAGGGAAAGGTAGGACAGGGCTAATGGTATCAGCGTACCTTGTGTATGGTGGAATGTCAGCTGAAGAAGCTCTTGAGATGTATGCAAGTAGAAGAACCACTAACAATAATGGAGTAAGTCCTCTACGAATTTTATAACATTTAAAATAAACCGTTCATTAAGTCTCTTGATTACTTCCATGACAGGTTTCAATACCTAGCCAGCGTCGTTACGTGAAATACTGGTCACATTTACTTGGTAAGGGAATTGGAAAAGGACCTCCAGAGGTTAGATTACCTCAAGAACATAGCAGAGAGTTGCTAAGAATTAGACTTTATGACACAGCCAACGTTGATTCCGTGTTCTTTGTGGTCTCAGAACTTCAGGAGGTAATAATAATTACTTACTGATCCATTGACGACTCGGTTTCTGCTTAATTTATAGTACATTTTGAGGCGTCACAGACTCTCTTTCTGCTTAACATATACATTTTTATGTGTCACAAAATCTGTTCTTATTAATACATACAGACTGATTTATTGTAGACTCAGTTTCTGCTTGATATATTAATACACCTTGATGCCTCACTTACTCTGTTTCTGCTTGATTTATAGGCTCTAGAGTGCGTTGTACACTCTGTTTCTACTTGGTATATATATTTTCGATGCAGTGTAGACTCTGTTTCTGCTTGGTATATCGATTCTGATGCATATAATATGCTTCTTATTGATATAAAAAATGATGCATTATATTTATAGGCTCTGTTTCTGCTTAATATATGCATTATAGACTCCTGTTTCCGCTTGATATATGCCTTGTAGACTCTGTTTCTGCTTGATATATAGGTTCTGATGCATTGTAGAGACTGTTTCTGCTTGATATGTACACTTTGATGCAGTGCTGACTGTGTTTCTGACGTTAGGTTCCAAATGAGATGTATAGACCATCTGTAGAACTCGCAAGAGGTTGTTGTAGACAATTCAAGAAAGGCTACTGTAGAAGCTCGAGTCCACGGTACTATATATCCCATATAAACTGTGATTCAGAGGAGGATGAGGTGTTAACAGACGGAGAAGAGCCGCGTCTTGTTGTTCAAATGGATACAGAGAGTTCCGTCATCGACGAGAAAACATGTCTTGATTTCTACTTTGACAAACCTGTGAGAGTAAGTTCACAAAAAGAAAACAGGATCTTTCAGACAATTAATGTTTGATAAGATGATTTATAAAGCATATGATGATTTTTGGATAGGTGAGTGGAGACATACGCATCACATTCTACCAGAAAATGATTGGAAGCCGGCTCTTTTATACTTGCTTCAACACTGCTTTTATAACCAATGGCTTGCTTCAGGTGAAGTTTCTCCAAATCCTTTAAACCATTACTATTCTCATTGACATTGCTTATATCAGTAGCTAGTTTTGCTCCTGCAGTTTTCCATAGGAGAGCTAGATAAAGTTGGTGGTAATGGAAGATCAATATCTGGTCCTGATTTTAGCTTGGAGTTGCTTTTCAGTCCAGCTACTTCCATATCTGGAAAGCTTCTTTCCCGCGACGACCTTTCTCTTTCCTGAGTCCTCTGTTTCCGCTCCTTCAAAAGTTTTGTTTCAGAACATCAGCCACAAAAGAGTTATCATGAATTGGTCAGCTGATCCTGCAAACACTTCAATGGCTTAAAACGGCATATCTCATGTGCAAGTGCAGAGGCAACAGCAAGTATCTAAAGGCAAATGCCACAAACAAATCACTTTCTCAACAATCTTTTTGTGGCAATGGACTGCAATTTTGGTAAATGATAGACAATTTTCTCACCATCCAATTTTTTTCAAGAGGATGCTCTGTTTCCAGTTTAAGTTTACTGAGCAAAGTTTTCACTTTATTACAACTTAAAGACTAAACTGTCCTCTCATAGACAAGCTACTTGGGTGGACCAAACACAACTTGCGAAACAGAAAAGAAAAGCATGAGAAGAGGAACTATCACTTTCTAGTCTTGGATCTTGTTCTTTGAAATGACCTCAAAGGATATGCCATTGTCTTCAAGTCGCTGCTGGATATCGGATGAACCAAACACAATCCCTGGTGTGTAGACTCCTCCCTTAACTAGGCTTTCGCGCTGGCCCAACACTATCAAACCGCATTGCACAAGCGCTATCGGTGTGGTTATGTACCCAATCTCAGGTCCCGAGATTCTCGTGATAATCTCCATGTCAGGCTTTGTCTTTCCTTCCGAGACAAGACTCTCTTCGCTGTAGCCACGACCAATGAACCACATCTTAAACGTAGCGCTCTCCACCTCTTCTTCACTAGGACCTTTCTTCTGGAACCAACCGAGGCTAAAAACAGAAGGGAACTTCAAAAGAAGCCATCTTCCCAAGGAGAACTTGGAAAGCAGACCAAGGGAGACGCCAAGTGTGACGTAACGGAATATACCAAAGAGAGATTTGGATGTTATCTTCACGCCGAAGTGAGCCGGCTTGATCGCTGACCAGAAAGCTTCTCTCTTTTGTATCTGATCAGGACTCTCGTTAAGCCCAGGGAGCCCATGTGGCTTCTCCGTTAGAGTTGTGAGTGTTCTACGAACAACTACTGCATCAGCAGAAGGTAGCTTCAAAGCCCAAAGACCAATCTTCTTCTGGTTTTCTAGCGTTGGTCCTTTAGCCGGTGGACCATGAATCTGCAAATACACGAATATTAGTCACTTCAAGAGTGTTACATTATGATGTCATATTCATAACTCACAGATGGTCTAGGCTTTCTTGGTCTTGAACGTCTCAGTTCTTTAAGGTTCTCTGCATTGGCAACACCCAGAACCGCTGACTCGTAAGTCCCAAAGTTTCCAGCAATCTTTTTGGTAGACTCCAAGGCGAGGTATGCTTCGATCTGGTTAGGAACCGATGGAGGCTCCCATTGCTTGGAGTTGAAGAGGAGACCCAACTCAGCAGGGATTGAATCGAAACCACAAGCGGAAACGATTAGAGAGCCAGTCTCTTCTGCTCTTTCGTGGTACTTAGCTTCCATCCTCTCCATGAACTCAGGCTCACCACTTATATCCAAATAATCACACCTACAATATAACAAGCAAACCAAACATAACAAGTTTCTAACCATTACTTCTTACTCATAAACACACACAAAGTTCAGCTTTTTAGTTCACACTGTAACTACACACCAGAGAGAGAAAACAGAGGAAAAGACGATTTTATCCTGAGTCCCCGCACAAGCGGCAACAAAGAACCAATGTAACAAGCAAACCAAACATAACAAGATTTACATATTTGTCATCTAAGTTACAAGCTTTAACCATTACTTAGATTGCATCAACTCCTCATAAGTCACTTTTTTTAAGTTCACAGAGTAACAAGTGAAAACAGAGAAAAAAAACACGATTTTACCCAGAGTCGGCACAAGCGGCGACGACGGGATCGCCATGGATACGGAACGGTCCGACACAGTTGAGGATGAGTTTGGTCTGAGTACAGAGACGGCGAAGTGAATCCGGGTCTGACGTATCAGCAGTGAGGATATCGACGGAGGAAGGAGGCGGGTTCGGGCGGGATGCCCAGTCGAGAGACTGGGTTAACCGGGTCGGGTTGCGACCCGCTAAAGCTAGGGACTTTAACGGAGAAGAAGGAGTTTGGAGGAACTTGAGAGCTTCCCGGACGACGTATTTTCCGGTGAATCCGGATGCTCCGAGTATGACGATATCGTAAACCGGGTTGGGGTTTTGGGTTGGGTCCATCGTGTGATCGGGTACGGATTCAGAGAAACTTTTGGGTTCAAGAGAGATCTTTGGTGGGAGAAAGTCTTCGAGAGATTAGCTCCGTATACCCCAAACCAACCCCACCCCAATAATTGAATCAATTGCTCCAGTAATCCTGCCCGGAAAAAAAAAAATTCTCATATACTCCTTTCCGAAGCTATTTAGATTAGAAAATAGATAAATTTTTAATTAAATCCGGAAAATTATTAAAAAAACCACGGAACCAACAGAATTTTGCGTATTTACAACCCAACCAGGACCATTTCGCGGACCATCCAGACCCGATCCATAAAATTCAGATCTCTATCTTCATAACTTTCGACAACTTTGTACGAGTTGGTGTAATTGTAAATCTTGGTGTAACTGTACAGCGTATAAGACTGCGACTAATATAAACTGTATCAATTACAAAATTATTCTAAATTGAACTAAGTCGCACTTTTTGATTTGCAAAGTTCAACTAGTTTTGATTGTATCTTTTACATTTGCATTATGTTCTTTTATGGAGACAGTGTTAATAATAAATAAAAATTACTTTATATAGAAAAACTAGAGACATTATATTATATGAAATGCATTTTACATAAACCTAGTAAAAGTAGATAAAAAGTACACGCCATAACTCATAAACACACAACTAATCTTCAATTGGCCAGTGGCCAGCGGTCAAGTGAATATCCCACTGGCCAAGTGAATACCATTGCAGAAGTCCCAAGCTGCACATTGCCAGAAACAACGATTGCATGTCCACCGTGTTCTAGATCCATCTAAGGAGACTACAAACATCGGTTCTATTACTGCGGAGCACCAACAATCATGTGAGATGTTGGGGTTTATTCTTTCCAGTAGAGACATAAACACCTCAGGTTTTTCGTAACCCCAATGGCCTGAGGATAACGAAGTCGTGATCATGTAATTCATCCGATCAACAAATTCACGACTAAAGCTAGGATAGTTGTGAACAAATCCTCTAGCATCAACACTAAACGCTATGTTCAGCATTCCATCTACATACTTGGCCCACAACAATCCTCTCTCACCAGCAAGACGGATTTTTCCCCTTCCTTTATCAAGTAAATGGAGGACGAAGACTCATACATACCTCGCATGTAGATAGCCTCTAGATTACCGGCTCTTGGTAGCACCTAAGCCTGGATGTCCTTAAAGCATTAGCCTCATTAATCTAGTCATTCAAGTTAAAGAGATATGCAAATCGGTAGAAGTATTCTTCTCTGCCAATTTGATTGAACTCGGAGAAAACAATTCTTGCACTATAGAAGTCCCGAAGATGGCTTGTTGCTACCTTTGAGAGAATTTTATGAAGCATGGAAGGAGGGAGAGAAGCCAAGTTACTGTTCGACATGGAGATATATTTGTTTAATCAAGTAAATGGAGAGATTTTCGTTTTACTTATTTGGAGAAGGTGATAAACCCTTTTATAATGGGGATAATCCTCTAACCGAAATACATGTAGTATGGAAGTTCAACTGACGTGTAGAGAAAAGTATAAATTGAGTATTTATTATCCCACTTAAGGGTGATTTGATAGACGACTCGAGAAGACACGAGTTCAGAAGACATGACTTCTCAGTGCGCATGGGTTGGATTTTAAACTTTGAAAAACTCTAAGCGATAAAGATATATAACTGTGTATAAGTAAGTGAAAGTAACTGATTTAGATTATCTAAATTCATGAAACTAAGCACAATTTAAAAAAATTAGATTGTCTCAATATATGAAACTATGTAAAACGTTAAGAAAATGAGATATTTCGTAACTTTATTTCATGTTATTTAATAAATGAAATGCTAATATTTTGTAACTTTATTTCATGTTATTTAATTCTCGATTTACTACCCCAACTATTCTACAAGTTGTAACTCTTCCATTTAAGGGGAGACGGCGCGACGAGACATGAGTTCAGAAGACACAATTTCTCTCTCCTACAGTCGCATCTCTTGGAATTGGAACTGGAACTTTGTATAGCTTTAATTTATTAAGATTTATAACTATGTATAAGTAAGTGAAACTGAGTTATTTAGATTGTCTAAATTTACGAAACTAAGAAAAACGTAACAATTTAAATTGTATATATATTTGAAACTATGTAAAACTTAACGAAATTTAGATAGTGTCTTGTTATATTTTGATAGAAATAATTAGTGGATATATTTAATGACATAAACTAGCTGTATATGAGATAATAAATGTAAATGTTAGTATTTAGTTTGGGAAAAAACCTGTAATTAATGATTCAAGCATCGGCGTGTCCATTTAAGGGTGATTTGATTGACTCCCTGAGAAAGCAAGACTTCTCTCACACGCCTTCTGACTGCAACAGTCGCATGTCTGGAATTTGGAAATTTGTATAACTTTAATTTATTAAGATTTATCACTATGTATAAAAGTAAAACTGAGTTATTTAGATTGTCTAAATTTAAGAAACTAAGAAAAATGTACCAATTTAGATTGTATAAATATTTGTAAAACCTAACGAAATTTAGATAGTATCTTGTTATATTTTGATAGAAATGATCAGTATCCAAAACTTATTATAATTAGTGGATATATTTAATGACATAAACTAGCTGTATATGAGATAATAAATGTAAATGTTAGTATTTAGTTTGGGAAAAACCTGTAATTAATGATAATGATGGACTCCGCGAAATAACTGCATGTCTCGAATGAAAAAGTCTCTTATAATAATAATTACACATGCATTTAAACGCCACAACACTACACCGTCTACAATCATCATTAACATTGCATTTAAACTCCACCACAGTAAGTTAA
Proteins encoded in this window:
- the LOC106342630 gene encoding probable mitochondrial saccharopine dehydrogenase-like oxidoreductase At5g39410, which gives rise to MDPTQNPNPVYDIVILGASGFTGKYVVREALKFLQTPSSPLKSLALAGRNPTRLTQSLDWASRPNPPPSSVDILTADTSDPDSLRRLCTQTKLILNCVGPFRIHGDPVVAACADSGCDYLDISGEPEFMERMEAKYHERAEETGSLIVSACGFDSIPAELGLLFNSKQWEPPSVPNQIEAYLALESTKKIAGNFGTYESAVLGVANAENLKELRRSRPRKPRPSIHGPPAKGPTLENQKKIGLWALKLPSADAVVVRRTLTTLTEKPHGLPGLNESPDQIQKREAFWSAIKPAHFGVKITSKSLFGIFRYVTLGVSLGLLSKFSLGRWLLLKFPSVFSLGWFQKKGPSEEEVESATFKMWFIGRGYSEESLVSEGKTKPDMEIITRISGPEIGYITTPIALVQCGLIVLGQRESLVKGGVYTPGIVFGSSDIQQRLEDNGISFEVISKNKIQD
- the LOC106342631 gene encoding LOW QUALITY PROTEIN: putative tyrosine-protein phosphatase TPTE (The sequence of the model RefSeq protein was modified relative to this genomic sequence to represent the inferred CDS: deleted 2 bases in 1 codon) translates to MGLKLSRGPGKEKSTLQLTRVHILTYLTTSYYLRNLVSKKRRRLIACGYDLDMSYMICNISDKLLAMSFPAERMRAVYRNPLWQVKSVLDMRHPDHYKIYNLCIEECYDPENFYGRVERFPFDDNHVPSLKMIQIFCQSVHSWLSLDPKNIAVVHCMAGKGRTGLMVSAYLVYGGMSAEEALEMYASRRTTNNNGVSIPSQRRYVKYWSHLLGKGIGKGPPEVRLPQEHSRELLRIRLYDTANVDSVFFVVSELQEVPNEMYRPSVELARGCCRQFKKGYCRSSSPRYYISHINCDSEEDEVLTDGEEPRLVVQMDTESSVIDEKTCLDFYFDKPVRVSGDIRITFYQKMIGSRLFYTCFNTAFITNGLLQFSIGELDKVGGNGRSISGPDFSLELLFSPATSISGKLLSRDDLSLS